Within Anopheles ziemanni chromosome 2, idAnoZiCoDA_A2_x.2, whole genome shotgun sequence, the genomic segment GTCGTCACCACGTTCCTCCTGTGGCTCGAGAGGAGCTTACTGCTTGGCCTCGCTTCGATGGTGGAACCATCGGCTTGGCTGCTGCGAAATTGCCATGACACCCGAACCCCCAGTCGCGGTCCAATCATGGGGAGGCGTGGAAaatcgatatttttttttctcaatcctaCGTATCTATTTTCCACCTCTGGTCGGTGGAAGttccggttttatttttcgtatcCTCCAATGGGAGAATCTATCACCAAGGATTTTCGACGTGCGTGCAGGGTTTCGAGGGATGAATTATGGCGAAACAGAGAAGAGCTATAAATAAGTGGAAGAGACGACATAACGTTATCAACTTTTGCCCATTTCAAGGTAAAACTTTTCAGACTATACAGGTGTTAATTGCAAAAGAAATGTTCAAAAGAAGTTTTATCGGGATTGAGCAATCCCATACACTTATATCATTGGAAAGTAACAGTACATTCGTAGAACATAGTGCAAACGAAATGGACTGCAAATTCGACCCAAAACTTACATCTCCTCTCAATATCGATGGAGAAAACGAGACCGTCAATGATTATTTCCGTGCTGCATGTGATCGCTGAGGTTTACACACTTGTCGTGTTATGTGGCAACATAATCGTAAATTGAGATAAACTCACCCTGGAGACCCATTTTCCTTCACAGTAAGGACGTTCTGACGCATAGTTTCGAGAACCGATTAAACTGTAGCACCACAACAATATTCTTAAACGGTTAAGGGTAAACCATCATCCCCCCCAACAAATCCAAGGCGAAAGACGACTCGTCGTGAACAGAGGGATGGAATGAATTGCGATAGTTCATCTATTCTGAAACTGTAAACCGTGTCATTCGCCGGCCCGAGGCATTGTGGCAACCCTCGAAAGGATCATCTTCTCCTCCACCACCCCCGGTGCCGTATAATGACTTGATTTATAGCAATACGTCAAAGTTGCCCGAACGGAACCGAATGTCAGCGGAAAGTCGACATGGCCAATGATCGTTCACTCGATTAGGCTTCTGTTCTGACAAAGTGCCTCCGTTTAAGAAAGGAGACGAAGCAGAAGctaggtggtggtgggggtaaGACGTTTCGTTTagaacgaaatgaaattgaCTCGGTAAGCTAAATTTACTCACCAATTTGGATGTTCTTTCATACGACCCCGTGTGAGTGGAGGGGGTCTTGCTCGGCGAATCGGCGAAGGGTTTCGGAAGccaaaacaagaacaaaataTAAACCGCAAAGTACACAACAAAACCCCTTGTCCAACCTATCGAATTACGGCGCTGTGCTGTACTTCTGGTTTGCGTTTTTGGTTTGGGTCGATTTTCTGGCCGCCTTTCTCACGTTACATTGAGCATCGATCGGGCCGCTCCGTCGGTGTGACGGTTTTACATTCCTTTTATTTagcttggaaaatatttttccaactccttgcccttttttttgtttttgttcacgACCCGGGTTTTATTGATGGGTCCTTTGGTCGTCGTCCTCGCGTATCCCTGACAAGGCAAAAGGTGTCgaaccaacagcagcagcaaactgAATTTCGTCATCGCTTCGCTCGTGTTCACAAGATCATGCTTTGTTGGGTGGTTGGCCGGCAGGAGAAGTTGCTgaagacacaaaaaaaaagaaacagtgaGCTGGAGCTTCTGCTGAAAAGCGCGCGGGGGTACTTTTGGGTCGCACAAATATTTGACTAACGATGACAGGCGGAGGGAAAGGGAAGTTGCGAATAAATAATGCATAACCCGTCGTGTCGCTGCGGGCTCGGGCAAATATGCTGTCCACCGAATCGCCGGGGCGCAGTGTCGATCGATACATTACCGGGATGCGACGAGAACTACCCGGCGGCATGTCACCCTGAAGGAGTTCATTTTAAGTTAAGCCCCCACGCTTGAGacgttgttttaaaataaatatataatatgATCATCTAACTTTTttgtgcttcttcttcttcttcgtcccTTTCCAGCTACTGAAATCCGTTGCCAGGAGAAGTCGAAGGGTGGCCTGTGCTACGAAGTGATCCTGGCCGAGCCGGCCGTGAACGTGGCGCTGCCGAAGATACCGCCCGCGCCGGGCAAGAACGTGTCGGCCGAGGAGATCGAGGAGAAGCTGAAGGCCGCGGAGGAGCGCCGGCTGTCGCTCGAGGCGAAGAAGATGGCGGACTGGTCGGCCAAGATGGCCAAGATCGAGGAGGCGAGCCGCAAGAAGGACGAGCTGGACAAGGAGTTCAAGACGCACGCCAAGGAGGTGCTGCACACCAAGATGGAGCAGTACGAGGAAAAGCGGGAACAGCAGATTACGGAAATCAAAGAGAAGCTAAAGGTAGGTTGATGATGGTCCAGATTAACTAGGCTCCGATTGTCCAATGGCGATGGCTTTCTGATTGCCGCTTGCTGACCACCACTTAAGATCCTAACCAAAGATCCGACCGTTTATAGATGAAATCATCTTTGTGCTGTTTATCCAATTTTCAGATGCACGCTGCCGATATCGAAAAAACACGACAGAGCTTGGAGCAGCAGAAGGTCGAGGAGCTGCAGAAACATCTGGAGGAAAAGCTGCGAAACGCTGCCTCGCTGCGCGATGATAACATCAAGAAAATTCTCGACAGACTAAAGGAGCACGTACGTATCTTTCTTCGCCATGCGCACAGAGAGAGAGACCATCTCGTGTGACGAGTCCTGCAATGGTCCTTTTCCCCTCGGAATGCCAATGCCAGTTTGGAATCAATCAAGCTTGTATTTCTCAATCATTTCGGGGTTTCACCGGATCACGAGATCAGCACTGCCAGCAAACGGCAATGTAGATCCAAACCCCCTGACACCCTAAAGTACTCGTATTATTAATGCATTTCACTAAAAAGTCTTGGTTGATTGGCATGTATTTCCtccgcgagtgtgtgtgtgttttacctCTGTTGGttgttaatttattgtttcattCTTCCTTGTCtcgttttttatgtttgttttctcctttttccttttctatttcatgtaatACGTTCTCAACACGATGCTACAAAACCAATGCACCAATTCGGCACACCTCTCGTCACACCTGCCTGCCCGCCTGTCCCTTCTGTACGTACACATACACCACCACAACGACACTCGTACTCACGCCTGTCGGCAAACGTTCAACTATTGTCGATCCTGCACGTCACTTCCCCCGGGCTCGGATCGCATCCTTCGTGTGCCGCGATGAAATCAATACACACTGTACTCTCGCTGTTCGCATAAATTATCACggacccacacacacatcgtcGACATCGTCGATCGGGGGACGGCGTGTTTGCCCACTTCATAACTCATCGCTCGGTGGACAATATCATCTCCATTCCGTCATcattatcttcttcatca encodes:
- the LOC131284959 gene encoding stathmin isoform X2, with protein sequence MSSNAEATEIRCQEKSKGGLCYEVILAEPAVNVALPKIPPAPGKNVSAEEIEEKLKAAEERRLSLEAKKMADWSAKMAKIEEASRKKDELDKEFKTHAKEVLHTKMEQYEEKREQQITEIKEKLKMHAADIEKTRQSLEQQKVEELQKHLEEKLRNAASLRDDNIKKILDRLKEHNTDKLNEVRATVDQIEALKTTEKTRIIENKLSTAEQNREKELQKKLENIRKHERRAELVRQNKAALAQKTDVTASSG
- the LOC131284959 gene encoding uncharacterized protein LOC131284959 isoform X1 — translated: MLIGLVRDSVMQCFCHTCRAPVLPAVNRRSAPTKKPTKTRTKQPKSSKKVKFITTEIRCQEKSKGGLCYEVILAEPAVNVALPKIPPAPGKNVSAEEIEEKLKAAEERRLSLEAKKMADWSAKMAKIEEASRKKDELDKEFKTHAKEVLHTKMEQYEEKREQQITEIKEKLKMHAADIEKTRQSLEQQKVEELQKHLEEKLRNAASLRDDNIKKILDRLKEHNTDKLNEVRATVDQIEALKTTEKTRIIENKLSTAEQNREKELQKKLENIRKHERRAELVRQNKAALAQKTDVTASSG